A stretch of Rickettsia rickettsii DNA encodes these proteins:
- the tlc5 gene encoding GTP/GDP exchange transporter Tlc5 — protein sequence MLSTSSRSFKNKFRAAFWPVHNYELGKFIPMSTLMFCILFNQNVLRILKDSILISEISAEIAGFAKVYCVTPAAALFVIIYAKMINYLTFEKIFYYLSAFFISFFVLFTFVIYPNIHIFHVHPDNLADWMERYPHFKWYISLVGNWGYIVYYSLAELWPNIFYVLLFWQFANELTTTEEAKRFYTLFSLFGNSSLILVGFLMMNLSSEDTIIKKFMSISDSKITLVQVSTTIVAIVAIICCLLVRFISKNVFTNPLFYAKAKSGRSTSERMGLIKSFKYIAKSKYLWLLLICSAAFGFAINLVEAVWKAKIKELYPTVNTYAEFNSLYILWTGVAIMVMTIIGNNIMRMHNWFVAAVISPVIIMVTGILFFVLIVFDQQILSLFDGAILMSPLALAVSIGGIQNILAKGTKYSIWDTSREMLYIPLDEELKTKGKAAVDVISAKVGKSSSGLVQSIIFTLVPTATFTLISPILMLVFTFVCLAWIYAVRKIYFEYQKIA from the coding sequence ATGCTAAGTACCTCATCACGATCGTTTAAAAACAAATTCAGAGCGGCATTTTGGCCTGTGCATAATTACGAACTCGGAAAGTTTATTCCGATGAGTACCTTAATGTTTTGTATTTTATTTAATCAAAATGTTTTACGCATCTTAAAAGATAGTATTTTAATCTCCGAGATTAGTGCAGAAATAGCAGGTTTTGCTAAAGTTTATTGCGTTACGCCTGCCGCTGCTTTATTCGTGATTATTTATGCTAAAATGATTAATTATCTTACTTTTGAAAAGATCTTTTATTATTTAAGTGCATTTTTTATCAGCTTTTTTGTTCTATTCACTTTTGTAATCTATCCTAATATTCATATTTTTCATGTACATCCCGATAATCTAGCTGACTGGATGGAACGTTATCCTCATTTTAAGTGGTACATCTCATTAGTAGGTAATTGGGGTTATATAGTATATTATAGTCTTGCCGAGCTTTGGCCTAATATTTTTTACGTATTATTATTTTGGCAGTTTGCTAATGAACTTACTACTACCGAAGAAGCAAAAAGATTTTATACTCTCTTTTCGCTATTCGGCAACTCTTCCTTAATATTAGTCGGCTTTTTAATGATGAATCTATCATCGGAAGATACTATTATTAAGAAGTTTATGAGTATTTCGGATAGTAAAATCACTTTAGTTCAAGTATCCACGACAATTGTGGCAATTGTTGCTATTATTTGTTGTTTGTTAGTTAGATTTATTAGCAAGAACGTTTTTACTAATCCGTTATTTTATGCTAAAGCAAAAAGCGGTCGCTCAACTTCAGAACGTATGGGGCTAATTAAAAGCTTTAAATATATTGCGAAATCAAAATATTTATGGCTACTTTTAATTTGTTCGGCAGCTTTCGGATTTGCTATTAACTTAGTCGAAGCCGTATGGAAAGCAAAAATTAAGGAATTATATCCGACTGTAAATACCTATGCTGAATTTAACAGTCTGTATATACTTTGGACAGGCGTGGCAATAATGGTTATGACCATCATCGGTAATAACATTATGCGTATGCACAACTGGTTTGTAGCAGCAGTGATTTCACCGGTTATAATAATGGTGACCGGCATTTTGTTCTTTGTACTTATCGTATTTGACCAACAAATTTTATCATTATTTGATGGAGCAATTTTAATGTCACCTCTGGCTCTTGCCGTTTCAATCGGTGGTATTCAAAATATTTTAGCTAAAGGTACTAAATATTCTATATGGGATACTTCAAGAGAAATGTTATATATCCCTCTTGATGAGGAGCTTAAAACTAAAGGCAAAGCTGCGGTTGACGTGATAAGTGCAAAAGTCGGCAAATCCTCTAGCGGTCTTGTGCAATCTATTATTTTTACTTTAGTTCCAACCGCTACTTTTACCTTAATCTCACCAATTCTAATGTTGGTATTTACTTTCGTATGCTTAGCGTGGATTTATGCAGTAAGAAAAATATATTTTGAATATCAAAAAATAGCATAA
- a CDS encoding entericidin A/B family lipoprotein, with the protein MRSALITSILVAVAFLTSACNTMQGAGQDMQAAGKKLKDSAESNKPQKGCGCPHSSAN; encoded by the coding sequence ATGCGTTCAGCACTTATAACTTCTATATTAGTAGCTGTAGCTTTCTTAACAAGTGCTTGTAATACAATGCAAGGTGCAGGTCAAGATATGCAGGCAGCCGGTAAAAAACTTAAAGATTCGGCAGAAAGCAATAAGCCTCAAAAAGGTTGCGGCTGTCCTCACAGCTCAGCTAACTAA
- the tlyC gene encoding hemolysin C gives MLKSSKKEDSSKKNQNNKLIFTVRKLFSPIKNFFRKTKTPDNFFGVIKRLKINSQKMTLDERNILANLLELEDKTIEDIMVPRSDIAAIKLTTNLEELSESIKLEVPHTRTLIYDGTLDNVVGFIHIKDLFKALATKQNGRLKKLIRKHIIAAPSMKLLDLLAKMRRERTHIAIVVDEYGGTDGLVTIEDLIEEIVGRIDDEHDQQLDSDNFKVINNSTIISNARVEVEVLEEIIGEKLHNDYDEFDTIGGLVLTRVSSVPAIGTRIDISENIEIEVTDATPRSLKQVKIRLKNGLNGQ, from the coding sequence ATGTTAAAATCTTCAAAAAAAGAAGATTCTAGTAAAAAAAATCAAAATAATAAGTTAATTTTTACTGTACGAAAATTATTCTCTCCGATAAAAAATTTTTTTAGAAAAACAAAAACGCCCGATAATTTTTTTGGTGTCATAAAACGCCTTAAAATTAATAGCCAAAAAATGACTTTAGACGAGCGTAATATTTTAGCTAATTTATTGGAGCTAGAAGATAAAACTATTGAAGATATAATGGTACCGCGTTCCGATATTGCGGCAATAAAATTAACTACGAATCTAGAAGAATTAAGTGAGTCTATTAAGTTAGAAGTCCCACATACACGAACTCTTATATATGATGGTACTTTGGATAATGTAGTAGGGTTCATTCATATCAAGGATTTATTTAAAGCATTGGCTACAAAGCAAAACGGTCGTTTAAAAAAGCTTATACGTAAGCATATAATTGCAGCTCCTTCTATGAAATTATTAGATTTGCTAGCAAAAATGCGTCGTGAGAGAACACATATTGCAATAGTTGTTGATGAGTATGGCGGTACTGACGGTTTAGTTACTATTGAAGATCTTATAGAAGAAATAGTAGGACGAATAGATGATGAGCATGATCAGCAATTAGATAGCGATAATTTCAAGGTTATTAATAACTCAACAATTATTTCAAATGCACGTGTTGAAGTAGAAGTGCTAGAAGAAATAATAGGAGAAAAGCTACACAATGATTATGATGAGTTTGATACGATAGGTGGATTAGTATTGACTAGAGTCAGTAGTGTTCCGGCTATCGGTACTAGAATAGATATTTCAGAAAATATTGAAATTGAAGTTACGGACGCAACTCCTCGTTCTTTAAAACAAGTCAAAATTAGACTAAAAAACGGTTTGAATGGTCAATGA
- a CDS encoding PD-(D/E)XK nuclease family transposase produces MISLINSIVSEKDQIVEVTLLNPYNPKNFKADKLSILDIKAKSKSSKRYKSQSK; encoded by the coding sequence TTGATATCGCTTATTAATTCGATAGTAAGTGAGAAAGATCAGATTGTAGAAGTAACATTACTTAATCCGTATAATCCAAAGAATTTTAAAGCCGATAAACTATCTATACTTGATATAAAAGCTAAAAGTAAAAGCAGTAAAAGGTATAAATCGCAATCCAAGTAA
- the lipA gene encoding lipoyl synthase translates to MANLNKRPDWIKVKAPNSTEYYNTKDLIKNLRLNTVCEEAACPNIGECWSKKHTTVMILGSVCTRACRFCNVKTGRPDLLDPYEPQRLAEAVQKLNLKHVVITSVDRDDLEDGGASHFAECISEIRKSSPNTTIEILTPDFLRKEGAAEIIANAKPDVFNHNVETVPSLYKTIRPGARYYNSLSLLHNIKKLSPEIFTKSGMMVGLGEEINEVVQVIDDLREAKVDFLTIGQYLQPTKNHAEVAKYVTPEEFKYLERLAKTKGFLMVSASPLTRSSYHADEDFQKLKENYQQKLVS, encoded by the coding sequence ATGGCTAATTTAAATAAACGACCTGATTGGATAAAAGTAAAAGCTCCTAATTCTACAGAGTACTATAATACAAAAGATTTAATAAAGAATCTGAGATTAAATACTGTGTGCGAGGAAGCTGCTTGTCCTAATATTGGTGAGTGCTGGTCAAAAAAACATACAACTGTGATGATTTTAGGTTCGGTTTGTACTAGAGCTTGTAGGTTTTGTAACGTTAAAACGGGTAGACCGGATTTACTTGATCCGTATGAACCGCAAAGGTTAGCGGAGGCGGTACAAAAGCTAAATCTTAAGCATGTAGTAATTACTTCCGTCGATCGTGATGATCTTGAGGATGGCGGAGCGTCACATTTTGCGGAGTGTATTAGCGAAATCCGAAAATCATCGCCAAATACTACTATTGAGATTCTAACACCCGATTTTTTAAGAAAAGAAGGAGCAGCTGAAATAATAGCAAACGCAAAACCTGACGTTTTTAACCATAATGTCGAAACAGTACCGTCTTTATACAAAACGATTAGACCGGGGGCTAGATATTATAATTCTTTAAGCTTACTTCATAATATTAAAAAATTATCTCCTGAAATTTTTACAAAATCCGGTATGATGGTAGGACTTGGGGAAGAAATAAATGAAGTAGTACAGGTTATAGATGATTTAAGAGAAGCAAAGGTTGATTTCCTAACTATCGGGCAGTATCTGCAGCCTACCAAAAATCATGCTGAGGTCGCAAAATATGTTACGCCGGAAGAGTTTAAATATCTAGAGCGACTAGCAAAAACAAAAGGATTCTTGATGGTTTCGGCAAGCCCGCTAACCCGTTCTTCATACCATGCCGATGAGGATTTTCAAAAATTAAAAGAGAATTACCAACAAAAACTGGTGTCTTAA
- a CDS encoding Rpn family recombination-promoting nuclease/putative transposase → MDYDKGALYYWAKLYTEQLKEGSDYVALNKTIGIHILNFTSITDTDEYHNSFQLKEIKSGLVYFKDIELHTIEINKFAKHPKEELSDVVKKVKNALDIWLAFLTRNDLLNKDNLPKELDNDVLKKALTVLEVINLNDAEREEYENRLELLRIETSAFKKMKDEGRAEGEARRNIEIAKEMLIDKEPLETIIKYTKLSKEEIEKLKAEIDKAEK, encoded by the coding sequence GTGGATTACGATAAAGGAGCTTTGTATTACTGGGCGAAACTGTATACGGAGCAACTGAAAGAGGGATCAGATTATGTGGCATTAAATAAAACAATAGGGATACACATACTTAACTTTACCAGTATTACAGATACAGATGAATATCATAATTCCTTTCAGTTAAAGGAAATAAAAAGTGGTTTAGTATATTTTAAAGATATAGAGTTACATACTATAGAGATTAATAAATTTGCTAAGCATCCTAAGGAGGAGTTATCTGATGTCGTCAAGAAAGTTAAAAATGCTTTAGATATATGGCTAGCATTTTTAACACGTAATGATTTATTAAATAAAGATAATTTACCGAAAGAATTGGATAATGATGTATTGAAAAAAGCATTAACCGTGCTTGAGGTAATAAATTTAAATGATGCAGAAAGAGAGGAATATGAAAATCGTTTAGAATTGCTTAGAATTGAAACTAGTGCTTTTAAAAAGATGAAAGATGAAGGAAGAGCTGAAGGCGAAGCTAGAAGAAATATTGAAATAGCAAAAGAAATGCTAATTGATAAAGAGCCTCTAGAAACAATAATTAAATATACTAAACTTTCAAAAGAAGAAATAGAAAAGCTAAAAGCAGAAATCGATAAGGCAGAAAAATAA
- a CDS encoding AAA domain-containing protein: MNEIYDDSRYEKTIQAFGYKNIATIHAFQGTENDTVIILLEAQHPLDKGARNIMTQKPNVLNVGISRAKNNLYIIGSLEIWLKHKYMPEILYLDSTTRIK; encoded by the coding sequence GTGAATGAAATATATGACGATTCAAGATATGAGAAAACAATTCAAGCATTTGGATATAAAAATATCGCCACTATTCATGCATTTCAAGGCACAGAAAACGATACGGTAATAATACTACTAGAAGCTCAGCATCCTCTTGATAAAGGTGCACGAAATATAATGACGCAAAAGCCAAACGTTTTAAACGTCGGTATTAGCAGAGCTAAAAATAACCTTTATATTATCGGTAGCCTTGAGATTTGGCTGAAACATAAATATATGCCGGAAATCTTATACTTAGATAGCACTACAAGAATTAAGTAA
- the ybeY gene encoding rRNA maturation RNase YbeY translates to MINVEIVRHYNKWREHKQINKSLIKKITQNILLRFDNFSKIKQFELSILLTNAAEILILNKQFRNIEKATNVLSFPSNELNWQDLYSKLEFLGDSDYMHLGDIAFCYEVIYNESCEQHKTFENHFIHLLIHSILHLIGFDHQNDTEANIMENLEIEILSYFGIFPPY, encoded by the coding sequence ATGATAAACGTAGAAATTGTAAGACACTACAACAAATGGCGTGAGCATAAGCAGATAAATAAGAGTTTAATCAAAAAAATAACTCAAAATATTTTATTGCGGTTTGATAATTTTAGTAAAATAAAACAATTTGAATTATCAATTTTACTAACAAATGCTGCAGAAATATTGATCTTAAACAAACAATTTCGTAATATAGAAAAAGCTACTAACGTTCTTTCTTTTCCAAGCAACGAATTAAATTGGCAGGATTTATATTCTAAACTTGAATTTTTAGGTGACTCTGATTATATGCATTTAGGTGATATAGCATTTTGTTATGAGGTAATATATAATGAATCGTGCGAGCAGCACAAAACTTTTGAGAATCATTTTATTCATCTTTTAATACATAGTATTTTACACTTAATTGGTTTTGATCATCAAAATGACACAGAAGCAAATATTATGGAAAATCTAGAAATTGAAATATTATCATATTTCGGTATTTTCCCCCCTTATTAA
- the glyA gene encoding serine hydroxymethyltransferase, whose translation MNIFNNNLHETDKEINEIIKHEKLRQSSVIELIASENFVSPAVLEAQGALLTNKYAEGYPSKRFYNGCEEVDKAENLAIERVKKLFNCKYANVQPHSGSQANQAVYLALLQPGDTVLGMSLDSGGHLTHGAAPNMSGKWFNAVSYSVNKETYLIDYDEIERLADLHKPKLLIAGFSAYPRNIDFAKFREIVDKVGAYFMADIAHIAGLVATGEHQSPIPYAHAVTSTTHKTLRGPRGGLILSNDEEIGHKINSALFPGLQGGPLMHIIAAKAVAFLENLQPEYKSYIQQVISNAKALASSLQERGYDILTGGTDNHIVLVDLRKDGITGKLAANSLDRAGITCNKNAIPFDETSPFITSGIRLGTPACTTRGFKEKDFVLVGHMVADILDGLKNNEDNSALEQQVLNEVTKLIELFPFYG comes from the coding sequence ATGAATATTTTTAATAATAATTTACACGAAACGGATAAAGAGATTAATGAAATAATAAAACATGAAAAGCTACGTCAAAGTAGTGTAATCGAGCTTATTGCATCAGAAAATTTCGTAAGTCCTGCTGTGCTTGAAGCTCAAGGGGCGCTTCTGACTAACAAATATGCCGAAGGATACCCAAGTAAGCGATTCTATAACGGTTGCGAGGAAGTAGATAAAGCTGAAAATTTAGCTATAGAACGAGTAAAAAAACTCTTTAACTGCAAATATGCAAATGTCCAACCTCATTCAGGATCACAAGCAAATCAGGCTGTATATCTTGCTTTATTACAGCCGGGTGATACGGTTCTTGGTATGTCCTTAGATAGCGGCGGGCATCTAACTCACGGTGCAGCGCCTAATATGTCTGGTAAATGGTTTAACGCCGTTTCTTATAGCGTAAATAAAGAGACTTATTTAATCGATTATGATGAGATTGAACGCTTAGCGGATTTGCATAAACCAAAATTACTTATAGCCGGTTTTTCTGCTTATCCTCGTAATATTGATTTTGCAAAATTTAGAGAAATCGTGGATAAAGTAGGAGCTTACTTTATGGCAGATATTGCTCATATTGCAGGACTTGTTGCCACAGGTGAGCATCAAAGCCCTATTCCTTATGCTCACGCTGTTACCTCTACTACTCATAAAACACTTAGAGGTCCAAGAGGTGGTTTAATTTTATCTAACGATGAAGAGATAGGTCACAAAATAAATTCTGCATTATTTCCAGGACTACAAGGTGGTCCGTTAATGCATATAATAGCTGCAAAAGCCGTAGCTTTTTTAGAAAATTTGCAGCCTGAATATAAAAGTTATATTCAGCAGGTAATAAGTAACGCTAAAGCTTTAGCAAGTAGCTTGCAAGAAAGAGGATATGATATATTAACAGGTGGTACCGATAATCATATTGTTTTAGTGGATTTGCGTAAAGACGGAATCACTGGTAAGCTTGCCGCAAATTCTTTGGATAGAGCAGGGATTACGTGTAATAAGAATGCTATCCCGTTTGATGAAACTTCGCCTTTTATCACTTCAGGCATTCGCCTTGGTACTCCCGCATGTACTACTAGAGGCTTTAAAGAAAAGGATTTTGTATTAGTCGGTCATATGGTAGCAGATATTTTAGACGGCTTAAAAAATAATGAAGATAATAGCGCTCTTGAGCAGCAAGTATTAAATGAAGTGACAAAATTAATTGAATTATTTCCGTTTTATGGCTAA
- the nth gene encoding endonuclease III, which translates to MQAQIVNKIFEIFSKNNPNPKTELIYKNDFTLLVAVILSAQATDISVNLATKSLFKTYDTPEKILALGEEGLKKYIKSIGLFNSKAKNIIALCKILISNYQASVPNDFKALIKLPGVGRKTANVVLNCLFGMPTMAVDTHVFRVANRIGLAKGGTPEIVEKELLQIIDKKWLTHAHHWLILHGRYICKARKPDCDICPIKEYCDYYFNLK; encoded by the coding sequence ATGCAAGCACAAATAGTGAATAAAATTTTTGAGATTTTTAGCAAGAATAATCCAAATCCGAAAACCGAATTAATATATAAGAATGATTTTACCTTATTAGTAGCGGTAATATTATCTGCTCAAGCCACCGATATATCAGTAAATTTAGCAACTAAATCTTTATTTAAAACTTATGATACACCAGAAAAAATTTTAGCACTCGGCGAAGAAGGACTTAAAAAATATATAAAATCTATAGGACTATTTAACAGCAAAGCAAAAAATATTATCGCATTATGTAAAATATTGATAAGCAATTATCAAGCTTCAGTACCGAATGATTTTAAGGCATTAATTAAACTACCGGGCGTTGGCAGAAAAACTGCTAATGTTGTACTAAATTGCTTATTCGGCATGCCTACAATGGCAGTTGATACGCATGTCTTTAGAGTAGCCAACAGAATCGGGCTTGCTAAAGGCGGTACTCCTGAAATAGTAGAAAAAGAGCTACTGCAGATTATCGATAAAAAATGGCTAACGCATGCCCATCACTGGCTAATTCTGCACGGCAGATATATATGCAAAGCTAGAAAACCCGATTGCGACATCTGCCCTATTAAAGAGTATTGCGATTATTATTTTAACCTTAAATAA
- the grxD gene encoding Grx4 family monothiol glutaredoxin yields the protein MLENKNFKFIENEIKNNKVVLFMKGIKKSPACGFSGTVVAILNKLGVEFRDINVLFDAELREDLKKFSDWPTFPQLYINGELVGGCDIARELYQSGELEKMLKAYTR from the coding sequence ATGCTAGAAAATAAAAATTTTAAATTTATAGAAAATGAGATAAAAAATAATAAAGTAGTATTGTTCATGAAAGGTATTAAAAAGTCGCCTGCATGCGGGTTTTCAGGAACCGTAGTAGCTATTTTGAATAAATTAGGTGTAGAATTTCGTGATATTAATGTACTTTTTGATGCTGAATTACGTGAAGATTTAAAAAAATTTAGCGACTGGCCGACATTCCCACAATTATACATTAACGGAGAATTAGTCGGCGGGTGTGATATTGCTAGAGAGTTATATCAAAGTGGAGAACTTGAGAAGATGTTGAAAGCGTATACTCGGTGA
- a CDS encoding hydrolase, whose amino-acid sequence MSKYLEYPEVESKEQPPKKLVVLLHGVGSDGHDLIGLVPYIKNYLPNCHFISPHGIEAYDMMPYGRQWFSLQDRSPHIMAKLIANNISKVEDIIKQKQDELNLTNKDTIIIGFSQGTMIGLYLTLVQKEPFFCTIGFAGALIPPMEVNNKLTPICLIHGELDEVVGVSEMYNASNYLSKLHIEHSGHKLTSLAHSIDGRGLEIAINFINNRHCEQP is encoded by the coding sequence ATGAGCAAATATTTAGAATACCCCGAAGTAGAAAGTAAAGAGCAGCCGCCGAAGAAGCTAGTAGTATTACTGCACGGTGTCGGCTCGGACGGACATGATTTAATAGGACTTGTGCCTTATATCAAAAATTATTTACCCAATTGTCATTTTATTTCCCCGCATGGTATTGAGGCTTATGATATGATGCCTTATGGTAGACAATGGTTTAGTTTGCAAGACCGCAGCCCGCATATTATGGCAAAGCTAATTGCAAATAATATTTCTAAGGTTGAAGATATAATAAAGCAAAAGCAGGACGAGTTAAATCTAACCAATAAAGATACTATCATTATTGGCTTTTCTCAAGGTACGATGATAGGATTATATTTAACGCTAGTTCAAAAAGAGCCGTTTTTCTGTACTATAGGTTTTGCGGGTGCATTAATTCCACCTATGGAAGTTAATAATAAGCTTACTCCTATATGCTTGATTCATGGGGAATTAGATGAGGTGGTCGGTGTTAGCGAGATGTATAATGCTTCAAACTATTTATCTAAGCTGCATATAGAGCATAGCGGACATAAATTAACGTCTCTTGCTCATTCAATAGATGGACGGGGGCTTGAGATTGCGATTAATTTTATAAATAACCGTCATTGCGAGCAGCCGTAG
- a CDS encoding NUDIX hydrolase, producing MGHFTASAFLLNNDKTKFLLMHHKKLDKWLQPGGHCDGDSNILNVAVKEAIEESGINEIKTINKEIFDIDIHYIPRTHKEPAHYHYDVRFLLKTVNNDNFIKNNESNELKWFNFSDDSKLDIELERSVTRMIEKFMTINHPAC from the coding sequence ATAGGACATTTCACTGCTTCGGCTTTTTTACTTAATAATGATAAAACTAAATTTTTATTGATGCACCATAAAAAGCTTGATAAGTGGCTTCAACCAGGCGGTCATTGTGATGGAGATAGTAATATATTAAATGTAGCGGTTAAAGAAGCTATAGAAGAATCCGGAATCAATGAAATCAAAACGATAAATAAGGAGATTTTTGATATAGACATCCATTATATTCCGCGAACTCATAAGGAGCCTGCTCATTATCACTATGATGTACGATTTTTACTAAAAACAGTAAATAATGATAATTTTATAAAAAATAACGAATCAAATGAACTTAAATGGTTTAACTTTTCTGATGATTCAAAATTAGATATTGAGCTAGAACGTTCCGTTACTAGAATGATAGAAAAGTTTATGACAATTAACCATCCTGCTTGTTAA
- a CDS encoding alpha/beta hydrolase translates to MDARFCENDKGEVRNDIERSQDDIKTFLIILSIFNSLEIFFLARDKSFIENLRSYGEVYLIDWLEIEEPKYLLDDYVHKIIEVIDNLKIKDINLIGHCIGGNLAIATNVLMPKFIKTLTLLTCSWDFSHFFYIRMLNRYLKLDSGIDNLPIIPKIHIQILFFLLFPDYFNAKLKKFFSITSDKEQELALRIENWLMSGNSISKEVYNQIIQNILDENMFINLKWKIE, encoded by the coding sequence ATGGATGCCCGCTTTTGTGAGAATGACAAAGGGGAAGTCAGGAATGACATAGAAAGAAGTCAGGATGACATCAAAACTTTCCTAATCATCCTCTCTATCTTCAACTCACTGGAAATATTTTTTTTAGCTCGTGACAAAAGTTTTATTGAAAATTTGAGAAGCTACGGTGAAGTTTATTTAATAGATTGGCTAGAGATTGAGGAACCTAAATATTTACTAGACGACTATGTGCATAAAATAATCGAAGTAATAGATAATTTGAAAATTAAAGACATTAATTTAATAGGTCATTGTATCGGCGGTAACCTTGCGATAGCTACAAACGTACTTATGCCTAAATTTATCAAAACTCTGACTTTACTTACCTGCTCGTGGGATTTTTCTCATTTTTTCTATATAAGAATGTTGAATCGATATTTAAAACTAGATAGTGGCATAGACAATTTACCGATAATTCCTAAAATTCATATTCAAATTTTATTTTTTCTTTTATTCCCTGATTATTTCAATGCTAAATTAAAAAAATTTTTCTCTATAACTTCCGATAAGGAGCAAGAATTAGCATTGAGAATAGAGAATTGGCTTATGTCAGGTAATAGTATATCTAAGGAGGTTTATAATCAAATTATACAAAATATATTAGATGAAAATATGTTTATAAATCTTAAATGGAAAATCGAATAA
- the rsmI gene encoding 16S rRNA (cytidine(1402)-2'-O)-methyltransferase, translated as MIRYLSKPGLYIVSTPIGNFEDITLRAISTLKNSDVILCEDTRISQKLLAKHDIHTKLQIYNDHSDEKDRENIISLIKSGNIISLISDAGTPLISDPGYKLVRGIRNLNCHIDVVPGVSAPVTALTLSALPTDRFLFHGFLPKTIESKKKIFSELVNLKATLIFFETAPRLINTLSVAKEILGNREICVARELTKLYQEIKTGDIDEIIEFYQNNILKGEIVLLISGNIQEQNQHKNLEKFIELCLSKNLSSKTTTELVYDKFKDVYSKKEIYRLVNKHKI; from the coding sequence ATGATTAGATATCTTTCCAAACCGGGATTATATATTGTTTCAACACCGATCGGTAATTTTGAAGATATAACGCTTCGTGCTATATCGACTTTAAAAAATTCGGATGTTATCTTATGCGAGGATACTAGAATATCACAAAAATTGCTAGCAAAACATGATATTCATACAAAATTACAAATTTATAATGATCATAGTGACGAGAAAGATAGAGAAAATATCATAAGTTTAATAAAATCGGGCAATATAATAAGCTTAATTTCTGATGCAGGGACTCCTTTAATTTCCGATCCCGGCTATAAGTTAGTGAGAGGTATACGCAATCTTAATTGTCATATAGACGTAGTACCGGGAGTATCTGCACCGGTTACTGCTCTAACTTTATCGGCTCTTCCTACTGATCGATTTTTATTTCACGGGTTTTTACCTAAAACTATAGAAAGTAAGAAAAAGATTTTTTCTGAACTAGTAAATCTTAAGGCTACTTTGATTTTTTTTGAAACGGCTCCTCGTTTGATAAATACTTTATCGGTAGCTAAGGAAATACTAGGAAACCGAGAAATATGTGTAGCTCGTGAGTTAACTAAACTGTATCAAGAAATAAAAACAGGGGATATAGATGAAATAATAGAGTTCTATCAAAATAATATTTTAAAAGGTGAGATAGTATTGTTGATTTCAGGAAATATACAGGAACAAAACCAACATAAAAATTTAGAAAAATTTATAGAACTTTGCTTAAGTAAAAACTTAAGTAGCAAAACTACTACCGAACTTGTTTATGACAAATTCAAAGATGTTTATAGTAAAAAAGAGATATATAGATTGGTGAATAAGCACAAGATTTAA